A genome region from Triticum aestivum cultivar Chinese Spring chromosome 2B, IWGSC CS RefSeq v2.1, whole genome shotgun sequence includes the following:
- the LOC123042602 gene encoding uncharacterized protein, producing the protein MAGEGSKKEMEFVLTQAMRAGNSVKAQRDRLLQLQRRLQRLQAGPAAQDHDARLGVLATDLFKVYFIGLEYGARTLTTCIRFARQQGVLLSRPTMDFAVMNDEQLHDALLALAQQFPPRPTTRTQAIDRAMAALLAIKLLEEHLLPRCVECLVGGKAPVPGKPRDPCPGSVAAATEGLAKVDLSDATDTAKTGSKPRNADAARGGGGEVDKALDYMYRASRIVSVAVKHIDVAVAVLSRFLDPKKLASLTELCDDHIYISEDGPYPSSD; encoded by the exons ATGGCGGGAGAGGGGAGCAAGAAGGAGATGGAATTCGTCCTCACACAGGCCATGAGGGCCGGCAACAGTGTGAAGGCTCAGCGCGACCGCCTCCTGCAGCTCCAGCGCCGGCTGCAGCGCCTCCAGGCCGGCCCCGCCGCTCAAGACCACGACGCCAGGCTCGGGGTGCTCGCCACGGATCTCTTCAAGGTCTACTTCATCGGCCTGGAGTACGGCGCCCGCACGCTCACCACCTGCATCCGCTTCGCCCGCCAGCAGGGCGTTCTCCTCTCCCGGCCCACCATGGATTTCGCCGTCATGAACGACGAGCAGCTCCACGACGCGCTGCTCGCGCTCGCGCAGCAGTTCCCGCCCCGCCCCACCACCCGGACCCAGGCCATCGACCGCGCCATGGCCGCCCTCCTGGCCATCAAGCTGCTGGAGGAGCACCTCCTGCCGCGCTGCGTCGAGTGCCTCGTCGGCGGCAAGGCCCCCGTCCCCGGCAAGCCCCGCGACCCCTGTCCCGGctcggtcgccgccgccaccgagggcCTCGCCAAGGTCGACCTCTCCGACGCCACCGACACCGCCAAGACCGGCAGCAAGCCCCGTAACGCAGACGCGgccagaggaggcggcggcgaggtggacAAGGCGCTGGACTACATGTACCGCGCAAGCAGGATCGTGAGCGTCGCCGTGAAGCACATCGACGTCGCCGTCGCAGTCCTCTCCCGCTTCCTCGACCCCAAGAAGCTCGCCAGCCTCACCGAGTTGTGCGACGACCACATCTACATCTCCGAG GACGGACCCTATCCATCATCCGATTGA